The Coffea arabica cultivar ET-39 chromosome 2c, Coffea Arabica ET-39 HiFi, whole genome shotgun sequence genome includes the window CTAAAAACCCactctgcaatacatatagattcCATGATAAAGAGGGCCAGGACATAGAAAATCCCCCTCCATACCATTGATATTGCCATTCTTTCTTTGTTGGATTGTTCCGAATTATTTGTCAATTATATAAATTAGTTGATATATTTCTATTTAATTTCTTCATTTAGTCATTTACCTCTCAGACACTCCGTAAAAGTTCAGTGCATGTATCTTTTTATGAGTCCGAAACTAAAACAACAACTTTTGTAGTATAACACTTATCAAATAATTAAGACCACAACAATCTAAAATTTGGTAAAACTTTTAAATATCTAAAAGATTTTCAACAAAACCTAGGATTGAACAAATATCATGGTCCCGCAATTCTTTATGAGCTGCAAACTACACATCAAGTTTCAAATTCTATCCACTATTAATAAAAATTGCAATTCTTGAAGTGCGACAAACTTTATAAGATGGAAGGAAGGAGTAATACTTACCATGTAtatgcacacacacacatatatattgtTTCTTGGCTTGATTTGTCCTCGTAAATAAGATCATTGTATTGATTTAGTGAAGAAAAACAATTAGTCGAAGCTCAAACTGCAACTATTATAAAATCTTCAACAATTACAATAGTGTCAAGAAAGACACCACTTTAAATGTTATTATTAGGATACTTGCAATATTACAATGTAGTGAAACTCAGCTGGAAGGTAAAATTACAATATGACAGTAAATTACTGCAACATAAATACGCTTATGAAAGTACAAGCTTTATTCGTGCATGCCCGGTTTAAAATCTATTTGTTCTCTGAAATCTCAATATGCAATCCCTTGGGGAAACGAATACCAGTAGGTGTCCGGATTCTCTCTGCTCCGTTGATAACTCTCCAGCTGAAAATTCAAATTAGACAAGCTTTTTGATCAGTTATCACTTTCTTCTTGCAATCATGCATATTAAAAAACCGAAGAAGTTAAGTGGACATCAATTTATACTATATAGGAATTAGCTTCTTCTATATGTATTTAAGCGAAGATGGTGGGAATTGTGATTTGGAAATCCTTACGTGTATTTTGTGACCAAGTAATGCAGAAAAATTGACATCTGCACCTTTGCATAGTCAGCACCAACACAAAGCCTCGTACCACCAGCAAATGCCATGAAACTTTTGGATCCCGCATGTAATTCTTTGCccttttgattgaaaaaaacAGCAGAAAAAACCTGAATTatttttacttgattttattTAACTTTTGTTCTGTAAGTTTGTCTTTCTTGTGCGTAAATTACTCAAATTTGTCGATGATCAAATTACCTCCCATCGCCATGGGTTAAATTCAAGGGGGTCTTCATATAGATTAGGATCCAAATGAACAGATGGTGGACAAACCATTACCGTCCAGCCAGCAGGAATTGTATAACCTGCAAATCATTCGCACTTAAACTGTAAGTTACAATGgaggaaaagaagaacaaaggaaacaaatcatttattttctgTATAATTACTCCCATGAAAAAATGCCCAACCCAAGTAGTTACTAAagagagtttttctttttttcttttttctgcagGAGAAAGGCATCATCGGTCCAAAATAAAGAAAGTGTGACAAATGATTTTCAAGAAGATGCCAAGTGACATATTGAATTATACCTTTTACTTCAACTTCCTTGACAACTTTGCGCAAAATCCCAGGGGCAATATTTGCAAGCCTAACTGTTTCATTTATAACCTACAGCAGACAACAAAACTTAAGATGTAAATGGTCTAGCTCACTATATGATTCAAATGATAGATACAATGAAATGTCTGGTTAATTGAAACGTACCATGTGCGTGAAAGTCATAGATTTGTACTCTTTCCATGAAACAGCAGACCCTTCTGTTTCTCGCATTTTAAGAATATTTTCATGCTCTCTCTACAAAAATAATTGACTATTTAAATATAAAGTAATCTTACCTATTCTGTTAGTGTAAACATCCAATCATAACAATGTatactgtcagtatatatagaataataattatttaaGTATTGAACTTGCACAAGAATTGGAGAATTAAAGGGTAAATAGGATGATAACGGGAGAAATTGTTTCGGAAAGTCACGGACCTTTAGTTCAGCCATAACACGTGGATGGCCATCTAGATACCTCAAGGCCACAGTCAAAGCTGTTGAAGTCGTTTCATGGGCAGCAAACAGAAACAAAAATACCAGGTCCCTCgcaatttcttcattcaaaaaagtgtcttctttctttatttcctCGAGTAAATGGTCCGCAAAGTCATAGTCATTCGCAGCTGCATCATTGCCTGAGCGCTTCTTCTCAAAGATGTCGTGGATGACCTTCATTGCTTTCTTGCGTCCctggaaaatgaaaatcatatcGTTCGTTCAATCTGATACAGCATATATGAAAGCATATATATTTTACTTAGTCATATATTTATAAtgaatatgtttttttttcttgtaggTATAGTGAACATCGATCTTTCAATgtaaaaataattccaaatgacgaacaacaacaataacaatTGATTACTTGTAAGCAAGCATGGAATGGTGTTCCAGGGATGTTGAGAGGAAACGAGATCAAGCCATCCATGAATGCCTTATAACTGTCTCTCAATTTTTGCTGATCCTTGCTTTCTTCATAGCCAAGCATCTTCTTGGCAGCATATTTAAATACCAACTGGAGAAAATGAGATTGTTAATTACTACTTTTCAGCAATGCTCTGTACGTATAGTCCGAATTCGTCCTGATTAATATAATCAAATAGTAGGATGCTAATGAATTTACCTCTGCAGTTCCATCTTTAGCATCTAATTTTCCAAGTTTACTCCAAGATCTTAGAGATTCTTGAGTGCTCTCATCCATTTCATATATTAGCTTCTCTCTTAAGGCTTCGGGGCTAACAAACTTGAACGTTAAGCTCTTGAGGTACTTGTGGAAGTCTCCATGATGGGCAACTACACTTTGTTTCCCAATTATCTGGAAGAGACTCTGAGTATACCAAATTTGGAAAGCATTACCTTCTTGCTGGAAGACCCGGTAGTTGACGTCAGCATCAGTCGATACAATGATTGGCTCCCCAACTATACTCGTGCGAAAAATTGGCCCGTACCtgaaaattcccaaaaaaaaaaaaaagaaacaaagaaaagctaGTTAAGATAAAATATCCTTAACTGTTACTGCTGTAATATTGTTAAAATTTATATGTGATAGCTGGTTAAGAAGTGGTTAGACAACCACTGGAGTACTGAGGTTGATCCAATGATTAGGAGAGGTTATTAGAGTTTTCTTCATAGTCTAGTTCAAGATTCGAATTTTGTATCGGATAGTTAGAAATGAGAAGAGTATGAAAAAAATAAGAGGTAAAATAAAAGGAGATAGACATACTTAGCCGCTCTTTTTTGTACGAATGGTGGAATATCATCTGATGCATAAGGGGTGAAGTACTGAATTGTTTCTCCTATAATTGGCAGTCCCATCGAACCTGGTGGTAATACCCCGTTGCACTTGGGGTTTCTCCACCTATATACCCAGTGGCTGAAAAGCACAATAATGAGAGCAATAATAGCACAAGCAAACAACATGGTCCTTGGTTAGTGTACTGGAAATGTAGGGAGAAAAGGCGAAGAGAGTAGCTAAAATTGCTGTTGTTTGCTATGAAGGAATCTCGGATTGGAGCTGCTTAAATAGATGGAGAGCTCAAGCTCTGACAAGGACGCGCTGTAAGATTGTTGGCGATAGAcatattacctttttttttttataataataatatttttataatttaatttatctTATTTTAGACGAGAGGGAAGACTAAAGATGCTACATATAAGGAATTAATAGATATAAGAATCTATTAAATCAAAAGAGTATTTTGACacttcttttaaatttttttactaTAAATAGGATTCGAACACCTAATCTTCAACTCAAAAAAGGACTTTAGTTTCCATTTTGGTGATGACCATGAGCTCTTGACTCAGTGGCTCGGTTAATAGTATAGGTGATAAACCAATTCAattaactaaatttacccatactCATCCATGAATATATAGGTAtgagtatcttaaatttttgtatatgggtataaataggttacccaataatacccaattaacccatttagaattctcttcccccacctctttttttttttcaaaattttcattttgtcatgacgTTAACtaattttgtttcattattattattattattattatttgttggttttaatttattattttattttctcttagtttgttaacttgcttatttttcagcattaccaatttatgataagttttagcctcttttcttatctttcttaaatgaaattttaaattttatttatgaaaaaaatgttagaggttcaaaatttttggattaagtttttatattaacttttatagtacttagttcaaatttttatattcttattattcaattattaaataacatgtaattttgtggcatagagtataaatggaaaaaaattgataattaggcttattgagtattataagtaaatattta containing:
- the LOC113718020 gene encoding cytochrome P450 87A3-like → MLFACAIIALIIVLFSHWVYRWRNPKCNGVLPPGSMGLPIIGETIQYFTPYASDDIPPFVQKRAAKYGPIFRTSIVGEPIIVSTDADVNYRVFQQEGNAFQIWYTQSLFQIIGKQSVVAHHGDFHKYLKSLTFKFVSPEALREKLIYEMDESTQESLRSWSKLGKLDAKDGTAELVFKYAAKKMLGYEESKDQQKLRDSYKAFMDGLISFPLNIPGTPFHACLQGRKKAMKVIHDIFEKKRSGNDAAANDYDFADHLLEEIKKEDTFLNEEIARDLVFLFLFAAHETTSTALTVALRYLDGHPRVMAELKREHENILKMRETEGSAVSWKEYKSMTFTHMVINETVRLANIAPGILRKVVKEVEVKGYTIPAGWTVMVCPPSVHLDPNLYEDPLEFNPWRWEGKELHAGSKSFMAFAGGTRLCVGADYAKVQMSIFLHYLVTKYTWRVINGAERIRTPTGIRFPKGLHIEISENK